One Solanum lycopersicum chromosome 4, SLM_r2.1 DNA window includes the following coding sequences:
- the CS1 gene encoding chorismate synthase 1, chloroplastic precursor, producing MASFVPTKQFVGASSSSDIGSSRLVSLQLPSKFSSSNFHLPSRPSQLKRLEIQAAGSTFGNYFRVTTFGESHGGGVGCIIDGCPPRLPLSESDMQVELDRRRPGQSRITTPRKETDTCKISSGTADGLTTGSPIKVEVPNTDQRGNDYSEMSLAYRPSHADATYDFKYGVRSVQGGGRSSARETIGRVAAGAVAKKILKLYSGAEVLAYVSQVHQVVLPEDLIDHQNVTLEQIESNIVRCPDPEYAEKMIAAIDAVRVRGDSVGGVVTCIVRNLPRGLGTPVFDKLEAELAKACMSLPATKGFEFGSGFAGTFMTGSEHNDEFYMDEHGRIRTRTNRSGGIQGGISNGEVINMRIGFKPTSTISRKQQTVTRDKHETELIARGRHDPCVVPRAVPMVEAMVALVLVDQLMAQYSQCMMFPINPELQEPLQSSPESAEVTL from the exons ATGGCGTCTTTTGTACCTACCAAACAATTTGTCGGAGCTTCGTCGTCCTCCGATATCGGATCCTCTCGTCTTGTATCTCTTCAGCTACCTTCTAAGTTCTCATCTTCCAACTTTCATCTCCCATCTCGTCCATCACAACTCAAACGCTTAG AGATACAGGCTGCTGGTAGTACATTTGGAAATTACTTCCGCGTTACAACTTTTGGAGAATCTCATGGTGGTGGAGTTGGTTGTATTATTGATGGATGTCCTCCCCGTCTCCCACTTTCTGAATCTGATATGCAGGTGGAACTTGACAGGAG GAGGCCAGGTCAAAGCCGCATTACCACACCTAGGAAAGAGACTGACACTTGCAAAATTTCATCAGGCACTGCAGATG GGCTGACTACTGGATCTCCAATCAAGGTTGAAGTACCTAACACTGATCAGAGAGGAAAT GACTACAGTGAAATGTCGCTTGCTTACAGGCCATCTCATGCAGATGCCACTTATGACTTCAAGTATGGAGTGAGATCTGTACAG GGGGGTGGTAGATCATCAGCAAGAGAGACTATTGGGAGAGTTGCTGCTGGAGCAGTTGCTAAGAAAATTCTCAAACTCTATTCTGGAGCTGAG GTTCTTGCTTATGTTTCTCAAGTTCACCAAGTTGTACTTCCTGAGGATTTGATTGATCATCAGAACGTGACTTTAGAGCAG ATAGAAAGCAATATTGTCCGATGCCCGGATCCGGAATATGCAGAGAAGATGATTGCTGCTATTGATGCTGTACGAGTGAGAGGAGACTCTGTTGGTGGTGTTGTAACTTGCATTGTTAGAAATCTCCCACGG GGTCTTGGTACACCAGTCTTCGATAAACTTGAAGCTGAGCTAGCCAAAGCTTGCATGTCATTACCTGCGACAAAGGGTTTTGAGTTTGGCAGTGGCTTTGCAG GCACGTTCATGACTGGTAGCGAGCATAATGATGAATTCTATATGGATGAGCATGGCCGAATCAGGACAAGAACCAACAGATCTGGTGGAATCCAG GGCGGTATATCAAATGGAGAAGTTATCAATATGAGAATAGGTTTCAAGCCAACTTCAACTATTTCT AGGAAGCAGCAAACTGTGACAAGAGACAAACACGAAACAGAACTCATCGCTAGGGGTCGCCATGATCCTTGTGTGGTTCCCCGAG CTGTTCCAATGGTTGAAGCAATGGTCGCCTTGGTGCTTGTTGATCAGTTAATGGCTCAGTATTCACAGTGTATGATGTTCCCAATCAATCCTGAACTACAGGAACCTTTGCAGTCATCACCTGAATCAGCTGAGGTTACCCTCTGA